The Setaria italica strain Yugu1 chromosome IX, Setaria_italica_v2.0, whole genome shotgun sequence genome has a window encoding:
- the LOC101764458 gene encoding UTP:RNA uridylyltransferase 1, which translates to MADASSSSGGGGGGPHPSASSSTATPPSPASLDGGLLLRLLQNPPPAHPRAETLTAGPVAHHFFVDPAVAAVGPLFAAPTQMQGGCFPWSSASAPQPQQHLLRFPGPQFAPGEPYAALGGSGGGGRGFGSGDAVKAERPRPGAPPPGFGKPSHPPAAARDASNTFGGAPSRELNHHRPRGFGRTSNKELKTVPPFAAGREAVGRMPHGEPRAMPITGGRDVPAGMMYREQQQDCFLSRTPPDMNTNRSFGRMPLREQHTLPTTCGRALHGDQYTHATQAGRMQRSDWGQQEPHLTYTSQREQTWQGPSKEKGLRKLPNANAHDAFGKVPVKEVHHVTVPAGSSVAVGPKEDQVNGLEDGRIREVVLEHGIDGEVVAEAEAEARKFEVSYQKGKVRFAGQDEEYDDDGREEGSIIEQMTESLMIDGNVEAKGVVLQKTITRSKDFRSDFSRGHHVSSQRIRFQRRNRPCRYDIDRFAPSFLSIFESLVPSQDEIAKQKQLLTSLSRIINKEWPNSKLYLYGSCANSFGFSNSDIDLCLSIDDKEMSKVDIILKLADILHAGNLQNIQPLTRARVPIVKLMDPETGLSCDICVNNLLAVINTKLLRDYAQIDIRLRQLAFIVKHWAKSRRVNEAYQGTLSSYAYVIMCIHLLQLRRILPCLQEMEATYFVTVDESNCAYFDQVDKLNNYGAHSRDTVSRLLWAFFHYWAYEHDYTRDVISIRTGRIISKERKDWTRRVGNDRHLICIEDPFETSHDLGRVVDKFTIKILREEFERAANILQFDPNPSVTLFEPYVPPPLPTLMQEETVNGAEVEL; encoded by the exons ATGGccgacgcctcctcctcctccggcggcggaggcggcgggccccACCCTTCAGCCTCATCATCCACCGCCACACCCCCCTCGCCGGCGTCCCTCgacggcggcctcctcctccgcctcctccaaaACCCTCCCCCTGCCCACCCGCGCGCTGAAACCCTCACGGCGGGCCCCGTCGCGCACCACTTCTTTGTcgaccccgccgtcgccgccgtgggccCGCTCTTCGCCGCCCCGACGCAGATGCAAGGGGGCTGCTTCCCAtggtcctccgcctccgccccgcagccgcagcagcaccTGCTCCGGTTCCCCGGTCCCCAATTCGCTCCGGGAGAACCCTACGCTGCTctaggcggcagcggcggcggcggtaggggTTTCGGATCTGGGGATGCGGTCAAGGCGGAGAGGCCTCGGCCGGGGGCGCCGCCTCCTGGGTTTGGCAAGCCGTCGCATCCGCCCGCTGCTGCCCGTGATGCATCGAATACGTTTGGTGGAGCACCGAGCAGGGAGCTGAACCACCATCGTCCCAGGGGTTTCGGTAGAACGTCGAATAAAGAGCTGAAGACTGTTCCGCCTTTTGCTGCTGGTCGCGAGGCGGTTGGTAGAATGCCTCACGGAGAGCCGCGTGCAATGCCAATTACTGGTGGCCGTGATGTGCCTGCAGGTATGATGTacagggagcagcagcaggattGCTTTTTGTCACGGACACCGCCTGATATGAACACCAATAGATCGTTTGGCAGGATGCCTCTTAGAGAGCAGCATACACTTCCTACCACATGTGGCAGGGCGCTCCATGGAGATCAGTATACGCATGCAACCCAAGCAGGAAGGATGCAGCGTAGTGATTGGGGTCAGCAGGAACCCCACTTAACCTACACGTCACAAAGGGAGCAGACGTGGCAGGGTCCTAGTAAGGAAAAGGGCTTGCGGAAACTGCCAAATGCGAATGCCCATGATGCATTTGGTAAGGTACCCGTAAAAGAAGTGCACCATGTGACAGTACCTGCTGGCAGTTCAGTTGCAGTGGGTCCTAAGGAGGATCAAGTGAATGGTTTGGAGGATGGCAGAATAAGGGAAGTAGTTTTGGAGCATGGAATAGATGGAGAGGTGGTAgcagaggcagaggcagaggcaaGGAAGTTTGAAGTATCATATCAAAAGGGCAAGGTTAGATTTGCTGGGCAGGATgaagaatatgatgatgatggcaGGGAGGAGGGTTCCATAATTGAGCAGATGACAGAAAGTCTGATGATTGATGGCAATGTTGAGGCCAAGGGAGTAGTATTGCAAAAAACTATCACAAGGAGTAAG GATTTCAGATCAGACTTTTCTAGAGGACATCATGTATCAAGCCAGCGAATAAGATTTCAGAGGAGAAATAGGCCATGTCGATATGACATAGATCGATTTGCACCTAGTTTCTTGTCAATTTTTGAATCATTGGTGCCCTCACAGGATGAAATCGCGAAGCAGAAGCAGTTGTTAACATCTCTAAGCAGAATAATAAACAAGGAATGGCCTAATTCAAAACTATACCTCTATGGATCATGTGCCAATTCTTTTGGTTTCTCAAATAGTGATATTGATCTTTGTCTCTCAATTGATGACAAGGAAATGAGCAAGGTTGATATTATATTGAAATTGGCGGACATATTACATGCTGGAAATCTCCAGAATATTCAG CCATTAACTCGAGCAAGGGTCCCAATAGTGAAGCTTATGGACCCGGAAACAGGGCTTTCCTGTGATATATGCGTCAATAATCTTTTGGCAGTTATTAACACGAAACTTCTGCGAGATTATGCACAAATAGATATAAGGTTACGGCAGTTGGCATTCATTGTGAAGCACTGGGCTAAATCTCGCCGTGTAAATGAAGCATACCAAGGAACACTTTCTAGTTATGC CTATGTGATAATGTGCATCCACCTCCTACAGCTACGAAGAATACTCCCATGTCTACAG GAAATGGAGGCCACTTACTTTGTCACGGTGGATGAAAGTAACTGTGCTTACTTCGACCAAGTGGACAAGCTAAATAACTATGGTGCTCACAGCAGAGATACCGTATCGAGGCTGCTCTGGGCCTTTTTCCATTACTGGGCATACGAGCACGATTACACAAGGGATGTCATATCAATTCGTACTGGAAGGATTATTAG TAAGGAAAGGAAGGATTGGACGAGACGGGTTGGAAATGACAGGCATCTCATATGCATCGAAGATCCTTTTGAGACCTCCCATGATCTCGGTCGTGTTGTTGACAAGTTCACCATCAAAATACTTCGGGAGGAATTCGAGCGAGCTGCCAATATATTACAGTTTGATCCGAACCCTAGCGTGACGCTCTTTGAGCCGTATGTGCCCCCTCCGTTACCGACCCTGATGCAAGAAGAAACTGTGAATGGTGCAGAAGTTGAACTATGA